The following are encoded together in the Vigna unguiculata cultivar IT97K-499-35 chromosome 2, ASM411807v1, whole genome shotgun sequence genome:
- the LOC114174515 gene encoding uncharacterized protein LOC114174515 has translation MTRDQNRPEEQKQARFSNYAPLNAPKSRILDEVLQAELIPPPRKFQNLPNADMSKYCHYHRNSGHMTEECETLRNKIEELIRASHLKHYVKNVGEGGSRPRYDITNNRRFERREERRPECKESRREPGRNQNVERRMEQQQQDKCLDDRPPLRRTINTISRGFVGGGHSSSFKKRHLRAVQSVHAIIGRSQRRMPPITFTNSNFKGTDPNQEDPMVIMVELESFAVKNVLVDPGSSVDILY, from the coding sequence ATGACGCGCGACCAAAATCGCCCCGAAGAACAGAAACAAGCTAGGTTCTCCAACTATGCCCCTTTGAATGCACCCAAATCCCGCATTCTAGATGAAGTCCTACAAGCGGAACTCATCCCGCCGCCTAGGAAATTCCAGAACCTGCCCAACGCTGACATGAGCAAGTATTGCCACTACCACCGCAACAGTGGACACATGACCGAAGAATGTGAAACCTTGCGGAACAAAATAGAGGAGCTGATACGTGCTAGTCACCTCAAACATTACGTAAAAAATGTGGGAGAAGGAGGGTCCCGACCCCGCTACGACATAACTAATAACAGAAGATTCGAgcgaagagaagaaagaagaccTGAGTGTAAGGAATCGAGAAGAGAGCCCGGAAGAAACCAGAACGTAGAGCGTAGGAtggaacaacaacaacaagacaAATGCCTAGACGATAGACCCCCACTGAGGCGAACAATTAATACGATCTCTAGAGGGTTTGTGGGGGGAGGGCACTCATCTTCCTTCAAGAAAAGGCATCTAAGAGCTGTCCAATCAGTCCATGCCATAATCGGCAGATCCCAAAGGAGGATGCCTCCCATAACATTCACAAACTCGAACTTCAAGGGTACAGACCCGAATCAGGAGGATCCTATGGTCATAATGGTGGAGCTCGAAAGTTTCGCGGTAAAAAATGTTTTGGTCGACCCAGGAAGCTCGGTCGACATCCTATATTGA
- the LOC114174516 gene encoding uncharacterized protein LOC114174516, protein MWHAHVMANRRRRNVAGADDITQKLSFVTFLLVADAEYWWQGMQQLMQTRVEEAYTDKFEYSARFYSSTVMEEWRCQKYEGEMKHDLQRFLIPLRIREFPVLVKQAKAVEQLEMGPNRVARSQKTLVGTRQQKKPYSKPQSSARKLQCYNSGDNMSRGTAQNPLAVLEEDLELASVMRASPPARRPIFNNTTYFPLTGQPDPTRLKWVKIGWGWPVLTPLLTTIEVTQSSNLVQTICLLFNHEVVVLYDSGATHSFVSNECVRRLGLVIRELGCELIVVTLASGEVSTTSVCVGCLMEVVGRRFKVNRIFLPMEGLDVILGMD, encoded by the exons ATGTGGCATGCACATGTTATGGCAaacaggaggaggaggaatgtTGCTGGGGCGGATGACATTACTCAG AAACTCTCATTCGTCACATTCTTACTGGTGGCGGATGCTGAGTATTGGTGGCAAGGGATGCAGCAGCTGATGCAGACCCGGGTAGAGGAG GCATACACAGACAAGTTTGAGTACTCGGCGAGATTCTACTCGTCCACTGTCATGGAGGAATGGAGATGCCAGAAGTATGAGGGCGAGATGAAACATGATCTTCAAAGATTCCTCATACCTTTGAGGATCAGAGAGTTCCCGGTCTTGGTGAAGCAGGCCAAGGCAGTAGAGCAGCTGGAGATGGGGCCCAACAGGGTGGCGCGGTCACAGAAAACCCTCGTAGGTACTCGACAACAGAAGAAACCCTATAGCAAACCACAATCTTCAGCCAGGAAACTGCAATGTTACAATTCGGGGGATAACATGTCAAGAGGGACTGCCCAAAACCCTCTAGCAGTTCTAGAGGAGGATCTAGAACTGGCAAGTGTTAT GCGGGCCAGCCCGCCAGCCCGCAGGCCAATTTTCAACAACACAACCTATTTTCCCCTTACGGGCCAGCCTGACCCGACCCGTTTAAAATGGGTCAAAATAGGGTGGGGTtggcccgttttgacacccTTATTGACAACCATTGAGGTGACACAGTCAAGTAACCTGGTGCAGACtatttgtttattgtttaaTCATGAGGTTGTGGTGTTGTATGACTCAGGAGCTACCCATTCATTCGTATCtaatgaatgtgtgaggaggctcGGGCTTGTGATTCGAGAGCTGGGGTGCGAGTTGATAGTTGTGACACTAGCGTCTGGCGAGGTATCCACCACTTCTGTTTGTGTGGGATGCCTTATGGAGGTGGTAGGCCGCAGGTTCAAGGTGAATCGCATTTTCTTGCCAATGGAGGGTCTGGACGTGATTCTTGGAATGGACTAG